One region of Malania oleifera isolate guangnan ecotype guangnan chromosome 6, ASM2987363v1, whole genome shotgun sequence genomic DNA includes:
- the LOC131157656 gene encoding gibberellin 3-beta-dioxygenase 2-like, producing the protein MTTAVSADSYKAEPLHSGKKVPEFGMLNEVPESQVWNNEEGNYKGQALEDIGAEVLPLIDLAKADAPKLVKQCCKSSGFFQITNHGIPLAVLQNMESASVDLFSLPMEQKMKAAREPGSLTGYGTFPIASYLRQNLWSECLTVFGSPLQDAHQIWPDQSQEHSKFCDVVEEYKQKMRELALRIWSLVLEALRITKDDIEWAGPNRDFEGTDGVLNLNFYPVCPEPERAIGVPPHTDSSLITLLHQSSTSGLQVFLKGTGWVLVPPMTGALIVFVGDLLQIMSNGLYRSPLHKAVVNRAENRLSFAFLVGPPRIAQIGPHPKIVGPSNPPLYPTVTWSEFLSLKAKFRNDTLPSIQLVNSENDSTEIGIKEP; encoded by the exons ATGACGACAGCAGTCTCAGCAGATTCTTACAAAGCCGAACCCCTCCACTCTGGTAAAAAGGTGCCGGAGTTTGGGATGTTGAACGAAGTGCCTGAGTCGCAGGTGTGGAATAATGAAGAAGGCAATTATAAGGGGCAGGCTTTGGAGGACATTGGCGCTGAGGTGCTGCCACTCATTGATCTGGCCAAGGCCGATGCCCCTAAACTGGTGAAGCAGTGTTGCAAGAGCAGCGGATTTTTCCAAATCACCAACCACGGCATTCCCCTTGCCGTCCTCCAAAACATGGAGTCCGCCAGCGTAGACCTCTTCTCGTTGCCGATGGAACAGAAAATGAAGGCGGCGCGTGAGCCCGGTTCCCTCACCGGCTACGGCACCTTCCCGATTGCCTCCTACCTCCGACAGAACCTCTGGTCCGAATGCTTAACCGTCTTCGGATCCCCACTCCAAGATGCCCATCAAATTTGGCCGGATCAGAGTCAGGAGCACTCCAAATTTTG TGATGTGGTTGAAGAATACAAACAAAAGATGAGAGAACTAGCACTGAGGATTTGGTCTTTAGTACTAGAGGCACTGCGCATTACCAAAGACGATATTGAGTGGGCTGGTCCAAATCGAGACTTCGAGGGTACCGACGGGGTCTTAAACCTAAATTTCTACCCAGTTTGTCCAGAGCCAGAGCGGGCTATTGGTGTCCCACCCCACACCGATTCAAGCCTCATCACACTTCTGCATCAGAGTAGTACCAGTGGGCTACAAGTCTTCCTAAAAGGAACTGGGTGGGTCTTGGTCCCGCCCATGACCGGTGCCCTTATTGTCTTCGTGGGCGACCTCCTCCAAATAATGTCCAATGGATTGTATCGGAGTCCTCTTCACAAGGCAGTGGTGAATCGCGCGGAAAATCGCCTCTCTTTTGCATTTCTTGTTGGGCCTCCACGTATTGCTCAAATTGGGCCCCACCCTAAAATTGTGGGCCCATCTAACCCACCTTTATATCCGACCGTGACTTGGAGTGAATTCCTCAGTCTCAAGGCAAAGTTTCGAAATGATACCCTTCCATCAATTCAACTTGTCAATTCTGAAAATGATTCTACAGAAATAGGAATTAAAGAGCCATAA